The following are encoded together in the Micromonospora lupini genome:
- a CDS encoding fumarate hydratase yields the protein MSSAAAFSYAPLLPTGPDQTDYRLVTDEGVDVVHGPGGRRFLTVEPAALTALTAEAMHDIAHFLRPAHLAQLRAIIDDPAASPNDRFVALDLLRNANIAAGGVLPMCQDTGTAIVMGKRGRHVLTDGADAEAISRGVYQAYTKLNLRYSQLAPLTMWDERNTGSNLPAQVELYAEDPDGHPDAYKFLFMAKGGGSANKSYLYQETKALLNPTRMMQFLEEKLRLIGTAACPPYHLAIVIGGTSAEYALKTAKYASAKYLDALPTSGSMSAHGFRDLELEAEVLELTRNFGIGAQFGGRYFCHDVRVVRLPRHGASCPVAIAVSCSADRQAVAKITPSGVWLERLETDPARFLPDVTDDTLDSEVAVRVDLNRPMDEIRTELSKYPVKTRLSLSGPLVVARDIAHAKIAERLDAGEPMPQYLRDHAVYYAGPAKTPEGYASGSFGPTTAGRMDAYVEKFQAAGGSQVMLAKGNRSGQVTRSCQQHGGFYLGSIGGPAARLAQDCIKHVEVLEYPELGMEAVWKIEVEDFPAFIVVDDKGNDFFAEVTKPVLTVGRR from the coding sequence ATGAGCAGTGCCGCCGCATTCTCGTACGCCCCCCTGCTGCCGACCGGTCCCGACCAGACGGACTATCGCCTGGTCACCGACGAGGGCGTGGACGTCGTACACGGCCCGGGTGGCCGTCGTTTCCTCACCGTGGAGCCGGCCGCGCTCACCGCGCTGACCGCCGAGGCGATGCACGACATCGCGCACTTCCTGCGCCCGGCGCACCTGGCCCAGCTCCGGGCGATCATCGACGACCCGGCCGCGTCGCCGAACGACCGGTTCGTCGCGCTGGACCTGCTGCGCAACGCGAACATCGCGGCCGGCGGGGTGCTGCCGATGTGCCAGGACACCGGCACCGCGATCGTGATGGGCAAGCGCGGCCGGCACGTGCTGACCGACGGCGCCGACGCCGAGGCCATCTCCCGGGGCGTCTACCAGGCGTACACGAAGCTCAACCTGCGCTACTCCCAGCTCGCCCCGCTGACCATGTGGGACGAGCGGAACACCGGCAGCAACCTGCCGGCCCAGGTGGAGCTGTACGCCGAGGACCCGGACGGGCACCCCGACGCGTACAAGTTCCTGTTCATGGCCAAGGGTGGCGGCTCGGCCAACAAGTCGTACCTCTACCAGGAGACGAAGGCGCTGCTCAACCCGACGCGGATGATGCAGTTCCTGGAGGAGAAGCTGCGGCTGATCGGCACTGCCGCGTGCCCGCCGTACCACCTGGCCATCGTCATCGGCGGCACCTCCGCCGAGTACGCCCTGAAGACCGCGAAGTACGCCAGCGCGAAGTATCTCGACGCGCTGCCCACCTCCGGCTCGATGAGCGCGCACGGCTTCCGGGATCTGGAGCTGGAGGCGGAGGTGCTGGAGCTGACCCGCAACTTCGGCATCGGCGCGCAGTTCGGCGGCAGGTACTTCTGCCACGACGTGCGGGTGGTCCGGCTGCCCCGGCACGGCGCCTCGTGCCCGGTGGCGATCGCCGTCTCCTGCTCGGCCGACCGTCAGGCCGTCGCCAAGATCACCCCGTCGGGCGTCTGGCTGGAACGACTGGAGACCGACCCGGCGCGGTTCCTGCCCGACGTCACCGACGACACGCTCGACTCCGAGGTGGCCGTCCGGGTCGACCTCAACCGTCCGATGGACGAGATCCGCACCGAGCTGTCCAAGTACCCGGTGAAGACCCGACTGTCGCTGTCCGGCCCGCTTGTGGTGGCCCGCGACATCGCCCACGCCAAGATCGCCGAGCGGTTGGACGCGGGCGAGCCGATGCCGCAGTACCTGCGCGACCACGCCGTCTACTACGCCGGCCCGGCGAAGACCCCCGAGGGGTACGCGTCCGGCTCGTTCGGCCCGACCACGGCGGGCCGGATGGACGCGTACGTGGAGAAGTTCCAGGCCGCCGGTGGCTCGCAGGTGATGCTGGCCAAGGGCAACAGGTCGGGCCAGGTGACCCGCTCCTGCCAGCAGCACGGCGGCTTCTACCTCGGCTCGATCGGCGGCCCCGCGGCCCGCCTCGCCCAGGACTGCATCAAGCACGTCGAGGTGCTCGAATATCCGGAGTTGGGCATGGAGGCGGTCTGGAAGATCGAGGTGGAGGACTTCCCGGCCTTCATCGTGGTCGACGACAAGGGCAACGACTTCTTCGCCGAGGTCACCAAGCCGGTGCTCACCGTCGGCCGCCGCTGA